One window from the genome of Musa acuminata AAA Group cultivar baxijiao chromosome BXJ1-4, Cavendish_Baxijiao_AAA, whole genome shotgun sequence encodes:
- the LOC135671977 gene encoding chaperone protein dnaJ 11, chloroplastic-like, with translation MSGTVIFSGISFSPARGISAQRRVVAQVATAAGRSRAPASLYQVLRVGETATAREIKAAYRAMAKRFHPDAAPAGGGPDFLEIRRAYETLSDPAARARYDRSIVGRIPRAGFVVSDRQRFTKWETDQCW, from the coding sequence ATGTCTGGAACGGTCATCTTCTCCGGGATCTCGTTCTCCCCGGCACGGGGCATCTCGGCCCAGCGGCGGGTGGTGGCGCAGGTGGCCACGGCTGCGGGGAGGAGCAGGGCACCGGCGAGCCTGTACCAGGTGCTGAGGGTGGGGGAGACGGCGACGGCGCGGGAGATCAAGGCGGCGTATCGGGCCATGGCCAAGCGGTTCCACCCGGACGCAGCGCCGGCGGGCGGGGGACCTGACTTCCTGGAGATCCGCCGCGCGTACGAGACGCTGTCCGACCCGGCGGCGCGGGCGCGGTACGACCGGTCCATCGTAGGGCGGATTCCTCGGGCCGGCTTCGTCGTGTCGGACCGGCAACGGTTCACAAAGTGGGAGACGGACCAGTGCTGGTAG
- the LOC135640760 gene encoding ras-related protein RABB1c: MSYAYLFKYIIIGDTGVGKSCLLLQFTDKRFQPVHDLTIGVEFGARMITIDNKPIKLQIWDTAGQESFRSITRSYYRGAAGALLVYDITRRETFNHLASWLEDARQHANPNMTIMLIGNKCDLAHRRAVSTEEGEQFAKEHGLIFMEASAKTAQNVEEAFIKTAAMIYKKIQDGVFDVSNESYGIKVGYGGIPGPSGGRDGSSSQAGGCCS, translated from the exons GAGTGGGGAAATCATGTCTTCTCCTGCAGTTTACTGACAAGCGCTTCCAACCTGTGCATGACTTGACAATTGGTGTTGAATTTGGAGCTAGAATGATAACCATTGACAATAAGCCCATAAAATTGCAGATATGGGATACA gcTGGCCAGGAATCTTTTCGATCAATTACCAGGTCCTATTATAGAGGTGCTGCTGGTGCCCTGCTTGTATATGACATCACCAG GAGGGAGACATTCAATCATCTTGCTAGCTGGCTGGAAGATGCAAGGCAACATGCAAATCCTAATATGACAATCATGCTGATTGGCAACAAATGTGATTTGGCTCACAGAAGAGCTGTGAGCACCGAGGAAGGAGAACAGTTTGCCAAAGAGCATGGATTAATCTTTATGGAGGCCTCCGCTAAAACAGCACAGAATGTTGAGGAG GCTTTTATTAAAACGGCAGCAATGATATACAAGAAAATTCAGGATGGTGTCTTTGATGTATCAAATGAG TCATACGGAATCAAAGTTGGATACGGAGGAATTCCTGGTCCATCTGGTGGAAGGGATGGCTCATCTTCTCAAGCTGGTGGTTGTTGCAGCTGA